The Maylandia zebra isolate NMK-2024a linkage group LG4, Mzebra_GT3a, whole genome shotgun sequence genome segment tacattgtTTTGGTTTAAATGTAATGCCTATGGGGAGGAGTGCTGTCAGACTGCCCTCGGAGCACAGAAAGTGGTGATCAGCCATCTTTTCCTACACAAACCCACTGTAAACATTTCTAACTCCAACTGCAAACTGAAGAATGATTACATTTACCCGTCTTATTAGACATATGGTGTACAAGGTACAATAAACATTCAATACTTTATTCTGTACATCTTTATTTACGTCTCAATTTGCATATATTCATGTTATTTTTCTGAAAAAATAACTTCAGCATGTAAGAAACTAAACAAAGAATCTCAACATAAGAACTTTTTATACACATATTCCTGGACTCTGCATGTCTTATACAAATGTTTTAGTGATCATTTTCAAAaactaatataaaaaaaaaaaaaaaaaaaaatggtggaaATAGATTCaagatcaaaaagaaaaaaagaaaaaaaaaaagccttttccCTCACAACTGTAACATTTACAGAGGTGTACACTTCACCCACTCATTCcctctgaaacaaaaacaactaaagCTTGCTGCATATGACAGTAATGCCACATTGCAAAACCAACATGAGGACAAGACAAGGGTCCTTCTAGTACAAAAATATCTATAGTCTgaaaaacattaacaaaataacaaaaaactaaacaaccAGCCAACCAAGAGTGAGACTGACTGCATCTCTTTCCCGTTTGTGATGCAAATGTAGCTCATTGGAGTTTCCAAAGCATTTCATGACATCTGAATAAAATGTGCAACAGCCAAACGGAGGGCAAAGGAACGGTTCGGCATCGGGAGCCTGGTAATAAAGTGCTGGACCGCTGGACGTGGACATGTGGAGGTTACCCTTCTCTTTCAGGGACGAACCAACAATGACATCAGGCCCCGCTGTTAAACTGCACCAATACAAACATCAGATCTCTGACAAGCTATCCAGTGACACGACAGATGCCACAGAAGAACACTCCTCATTGCATCTCTGtttgcatcactgcagctgggaaataaatttaaaaaaaaaaaaaaaaaaaaaaaaaaaaaaaaagaaaataaagagagCAACCTGAACTGTACAATTCTGGTTTTTCCTTTGCAACAGCCGGAGGAGCAGAGATCGCTGGAGAATTTTAAGAGGACTGAGAGAATAGTGAGCCTTTGGCTTCAATACCATTTAAGCCCATCAGAAACGTGCTCTGGGTGTTAAAGCGTTGCTTTCTAAGCCAGTACACCCTGAATGGCACAGGGGGCAACAGAACCCTCTAGCTGCTTCTCTCTCTTAccgcctccctccctccctcctgtcCATGCAGAGGAAAGCCTCTCCTTCATAGTCAAAGTCATGCTAAGCCATTTATCACAATCCCTAATGCTGAGCTACTGCTGCAttcccacccccccacccccacctctCATCCTTCCTGCCTGTTCACCTTCATATGCTGCTGACTGGTGTATGTTTGAAtatgtgtgaatatgtgtgaaACCATAATTTGCATCTTTATGTGCACAACTGGCCTAATCAGCAGATGGTTATCGCCTTAAAATTCAAAAGATTCATTTGTTTTCACATTCATAAAAAAAGgtaccccccccacccccaaatcCATTTTGCTGACCTTCACAGCTGCAATTTCCCTTGACAGGTACAATACATTCAACTACATTACTCTTAGCGCCTCGATTCTCCCCTTAGCTGCCCTTGCTTCATTGAAACCCCGGTCACGTGCCCATTCCAGCTGATGATAACCTGCTTTCAACATGCGTCCACCAACAAGACTTGAAATATGCCCGTGCGTCAGGTTGTTTCAAAGGTAACAGGGCTTCACTGTGCAAGCAACGAGTCTCTCAATCACTCTGAACCACGACCAAACAGAAGCGAACTACATGCACAGAGAGCAGAGCCCCTCCACCAACCCCACCCCGTATTTGTGGCAAGTAGGGCAGAGCAGATTGCAGAGCAAAGTGCTGAGTTTTCCACAGCCGTCGTTCCCTGCAGGACTTGGCAAAGTCCTTTTTCACAGCATGACAGTGCAGTGCAAAATGGAGCTATACTAGAGTCCACTAGACTACAAGTcccaaaaaacaagaagaaaaaaggaaaaaaaaaacctcacattAGCATTCATTGCAAAATCATAAACATGAAATTGGAGACGGCAAAAAggtggacaaaaaaaacaacaacaaaaaaaaaaacaacaacaaaaaaaaacaaaaaaacagaagcacCCATTCCAAGCcaacacaaatacaaataacGGGTAACAGCAATGGACACAGGAAGTAGGAGCAGGGTGGGGTTTGGGGCGGGTTCTAGAGATACCAAACAAATCACACTAAATATTTAGTGGACATTGTAAATCTTTGTAGTAAAACTAATTCTTAACACACATTAGTATTAGAACAATTTgttagaaaaactgaaaatatcagGAGGGTCTTTGCCGTACACCCAACTGCTCCTGCAACAATTCTTATTACAAATGAAGGCTTAGTTGGCCAGCACGACAGGCTGGAAAGACTGGCTGGGATATTGCAGGTTGTAGCTTCCTAAACCCTCAACAAATGGTGGCTTCTCCATGTAAGAGATCCCTCCACTGCTGCCAATGATGCCCACGCTCTGGGCAGGAGGGCTGGAGAACGGATCAAATGGTGGGTGGGTGTTGATAGTGTGCGAGGGCTGGAAAGGGCTGGTAAGAGGCTGCATGGGCTGGGTGTCTGCATCAAAGTAAAGAGGGCCTGGAGATCCAGGGTAGACAAACTCTTTGGCGTTGGGGGAGAGCTGGCTGTGGATGGGACCCCCGAGGGAGtgcaaggagagagagaggggcttGTGCTTAAGCAGCTCTGGTGCTGAGATGGTGGTAGGAGAGCGGGAGAGTATCCTCTGAGATGGTGGTACGATGACACCAGAGCCTGCAGACCCTGACCCGGCCCCACTGCACTTCTTCATTTTGGTGGAGCCGAATTTGGTGGCGGCGAAGCTGGCAGTGGTGAAGGTGATTGGCTGTGGACGGGCAGCAGGAAGAGCAGCAGGTGGCTGCTGAGTGGAGAGGTAGGGCAGACCGCCGCTCGGAGGAGAAGGAGTAGATGTGTTGGAGGAATGGATGCTGGGATCGGTGGGTGTGCTGGAGCTGGGGTAGCTGAAGATTCCAGGGCAGGACTGGGCAGATAGGGGTGTGGGAGAACTGGAGAGGGATGGCATTAAGGAAGGAGATGCCTGACTTCCAACTGGTACAAACACTTGAGCATCTGGATTAAAGCCCAAGCTCTTGGCATCCTCCACCTCTGCATCTAATTTAGCCTCTCTGATGACCCCTTCGGCCGGCTCGCTGTCACAACCGAGGCCAGGGGGGGACTCCAGATAGAGCACTTTCACCGCACCCTTCTCTCCAATCTGGTAGGACACCTCATAAGGGTCAATCCACACGCTCAACTCTGCAGGAACATTTGCCCGCACCTCCTCCGTGTCCAGCCCACTTCTTTTGGCAGCCAACTCCACCACAGGGTCCCTCGGTGCACCCAGGTGAATGCAGCGGAAAGCAGAGCCCCTCAGTGGGGCCTCGGGGTACCAGTGACCCTCAAAACGAGAAACTAGTATCTTCTCCAGCTCCTCGCCAAACAGGTCGGCTCGTCGACGAGGCAGCTTGTTGTACAGGTAGGACACGATGAAGTTGAGCGCGACCTTCACTTCCAGATGCATGTCTGCACCGGGTTAGTGCCAGTGTGGGAACAAAGTGTTCAAAGGGGATGAGATGAAAGTGAGGCAATGCAGTGGCAACAAATCTTTTTGTCCCCCTCTGGCTTATTGTGCAGTGTTTGATTCTTTTAGTGTCACCATGGTAAAGGCACCTTGAAGGCAGAGGCTGCAGGTTACAGGCTGTTTTGTGTTGGCAGGTCCTCAACTATGAAGACAAGAAGAGAAGAGCAATATAACTTTGTGTGAAAATGAGGaatttgttttttcagctgATCTCTCACAACAGACAGTTAATGTGGTATTTTTGGAACACAGAAAGACGGGGCTACAGGGGGATTGTAATCAGAGTATTATTTTATAgtgagctttaaaaaaaaacaaaaaacaaaactcaagtCTTACATACAAGACAATTACCCACACATAATGCATCACAAGAGAAGAAATTCCTGCCACTactttcgatacaaaaaaaagaagaaaaaaaaagccaaaatccTAATGGAGTCATAAGCTTCcaacaacactgaaaaatgCATAATACATGCACCTGCCAACCAGTGCAAGCATCGGGATATCTATTCAAATGCCTActggtattttttattttttttaattacagtaGTGATATGAAGTATAACTCCTGCATCCCTAAAATTTACCcttttatatttcctgtttatCAGCCTCAGGATGGATGTAACAGATGCTGTGCACTTCGTAAATCCTGCATAATCTGAATGCAATTGCACGAAGTGCTTCTTGCTTTAATACACAATCGTACAAGAGTCCACTCGTCACCATGCACATTCCCACTGAGAGCAACATTATATGCATATCATAATACAAAAGGATGTACCGGAGAAGATGTGTAAAATGGAAGGACAGTTAGCCGACTCCACAGAACACAGTTTCCCAGAATGCACTGAATGTGTTCAACACCACCccatctccctccctcccttcacctctcctcccctcctccttcctacatgcacacaaacaattCACTCACATTCACTTCCCTGCCAGATGGGGATTCGGAAGCTAAGATTAGAAAAATGCCTCAGATTAAAGGTAATTCTAATGTTGCTACAGATAAAGCTGCACAGCCTGCACGCAGGGCTGCAGGGGTGACACAAAACCACAGGTCTTGCATTTTTCCCCTTGCATAAAAAAGGGTGACATTGAAGGATAAGATGGGGGCTGTTAGGATGAGGCTATAAGTAGGGGCCCTGTTTTTGCATCATCTGAGGTGCAAATTCCTCACCTTAATAACGAGTTACACTGACAAAGAAAGGACTGCACCGGTCTTTTACCTGAAACAGCCATCATCAGTGTCTCCAAAAACCTTGAGTGCACAAACCTCTAAGCCACCTACTGCATTTCCCAcctctcatttaaaaaaaaaaaaaaaaagggaagcaAGCAGCAAGATACACAAGATCCAATGTCAAACAATGACATTAGAGAAACAGCTCAGCTGTTGTCCACAGATGTGTGGCTTTCAGAGTGAAATCTGAGGAATACAAACAAGACTCCAATCTTTCCACAGACACAAGCCCCACCACCTTGCATAACtgaaacatttgcattttcactggCAGACTTGATTCTAGTCTTGTTTTCCTTCTCGTCAGGTCATCAGCAGAATCTGGGGTGgtattttttgtttacatgcaGGCATTAGTACAGCGCTGACACAGTACTGCTAAACATCCACTATATACCAGACAAGCGGCACAGCTACACAATTTGctatgaaaataacaaaaacaaaaaaccgtGTATAAGGGCAGCAGAGGGAGGCCTGCATGATTGCCTAGAATAAGGATATGAATGTTGCAGGAATTTGTACTCGTGTCCCTCACTTACCAACAGAAATTAAACTGTCTGCTACTTTAATTTTCCTTACGTTTGGAATTTTGTGCACATGTGCCTCCttaaaaaagagacaaacatGGACAAATGTCTTCAATGTTTGCAAGAACGCATTAAGGTCTACCTGGAGAAAGGATTAGTGACATTTGCGAGTCAAAAGGCAGTGGACCAGAGAAGACATTGGTTTAGCTGATGTGCAAGTGGAGAAGCCTTCCCTGGCAAATTGTCGCTGTAAATTAAATTATAAAGCTAATTAAGTGATGAGCAGCCTATCGACCAAGTATCTGAGGAACGAAGGCGGcagccccctctctctctctctctctcggcaTAAACACCCCCGCAAGCACAGCAGAAGGAAAATAAACGTGAGCTGAACACACTCCGGGAGGCTCGCTTTAGCTAATCTATAACGGGCTCGGGCAAAACAAAAGCTGTGTCTTTCCAGGGGCTCAACCCTGTGCACCTTCTCTAACGGACAGCTAAAGCTTCTAGAAGAACAATAACAGCAACATCCCGCTGTCAAcaaattttatatatttgtttacattttttaaagtccTTGCATTATCAGGGACTGTAACATCCAGTCCTtttttattgaacataaaaGCAACCAATCCCGCGCACCGGCTGACGGTTAATTACTCACCTAGCTTCACTGATGTACtagcttgtctttgttttttttaaattcccttACGAGGACTCCGATTTCATGTGTCGACTCACTGGTTCAGATGCGAAatagtttacatttttttcaccatcataaatatatattttttttctcccccacaGCTGCCCAAATAATTGAAAGCCTCTCCAAGGTTTCCCCACTTTGTCTTCAGCTGACAGTTTGCATGGAGGGTCCAGTAAACTTTGCTGTTTGACAACCCAGCGTATTTATACAGTGTGACTCGCCCACACCCCCGTGACGACAGGGACTACTTTCTTCCCATTATTATCTTTTCAACATAGCGGTTCTGACGCTCCTGTCGAAGCATAATGTGCTCCTGTCGCCACTATATTATTATCTGTATTTCATAGGTTTAGTTTATCCAAATTTAagctgataaaaataaaagtgactCCTTAATTTCTGCTCAAATAGCATGGTGTTGATTAATCAGTTTTCTCGAATAgccaaaaagccaaacaccccACTGTATAGTCGGGGAGTGCGCTTTTCCAGCTATTAGAACATTATAAATGACCCAGCGCGAACTAGTTTCTATGGTGGAGGGATATTTGTAGTTTCATATGGTGCTGAACAATTTACTAAAAATATAAGCAGTGACAGCAACAGAGTCCTAATTGGCGGAGATAGGGGAGGACCCTCACCTTATTGGACTACAGCCGCTAAAGCGACCAGACTTTCATCAAGGGCTTGTGGGAAATGGTGTTCATGTTGCAGAATTACGTGGTTAAGATAGCAGTAAAAATATTGCgcgtttgttgtttttctctttctctttttcttttaaatttcatttaaacaATTATACAGTTATGTATATGTaatattttttcatataaatgacaaaaaaaacccataaaccgaaaacaaagctgaaaagagcaaaaattaaaaatgaacaaacaaacaaaaaacaaataaacaaatcaatATTATTAGttcaaacatttctttaaaattattttacatttaaatgtattgaatttaaatgtaaaataatgctATTGAGCATTTTAGttccccactgtgtgtgtgtgtgtgtatatatatatatatatatatatatatatatatatatattatttttttttaattcattcatttatttatttattttaaaccttttaGCTGGATGTCAAACAACACAAGACTCTTAAGCATATTTATTTAGCAAATTTCGCAATGGTATAAGCATCAGCAGTACATTTAACTTGAGTAATGATGCTGGTAGAAAAAACTGTCAACTCATGTTTTTTAACAGATGACTTAAAACACTAAACTCTAATATCACtagtttattttaagtttataaGAATATAAAAACTGGTAAGATGGTGAGTTTTTCTTCTCACTGCCGTGTGTTATGTTGTAGTATCCATTTATCGTGTATGCTACTTAAAAATGATTACAATGAAACAACTgtgaaaatgtttcattgtaatCATGAAATAAACCAGATTTTTACTGTctgcatcttttactgtttttctgcttttgtttacaCCAACCTTAACAAAACCCACCGACATCCAGAGTTACCTCACTAACAACGTGGAGCAATAACAGTGTACTTAGCTACTTTTTTTCCCTAAACACAATCAGCTGACTGAGAGAAATGCCTGTAGCTCTCCACTTGGTCAGTGTGAACCTTGAAGATGTATTCCATAGACACCTTATACTTGTATTGCCTTCACTTACATCCGACACTACTATGttctatttaaatccaggttccTTTTATAGTTTGCAGTAAAATTTTTTAAACCATTGCTCAACGGACCAGAAGTGCAAGTCACTCTTTACTGACACATTGTAGATAAGCTTGTTTTCGGACAACACAACTAACACCCTCACACACTCTTTCATTTAGAACTTCACATTCACTCTTTCATTTAAAACTGAGATTCTAAGATGTAAGCAGAAATGCTCAGCCAGGAGCATGTATCCCCACTTTCACAATCCTTCAAAAAAAGTAGCACAAAAAGATAACTGACTCAACAATGGTAAATAGAGCCACCCTAGGCTGATATTTAAGCCTCTGAttgaagaaaaatgtgtttaataattcaacaaATCTCCCACCTTCAACGCATGTACATTTAAATTTTGGAACAGGCTCAACATTGCtgttgtttaatgttttttagcTGCTCTCAAAAGTCATCTTATGGCTTTAATACTTCCAGCTGATAAGGACACTTACTGCATTTCAAATGAACGCCCAAAGGCTTTGAATATTCACTTTGTCTGTAATGACAGTATCAAGCTACAAAGCAGtgtttttactaaaattcaacattttcagatgtctgtgttttgttttttgtttttatttcactgtaACAACCCCCAGAATGcaattttttccccattttttatATCTTGTGCTTTTGTAGTGAGGGTATCGTTGTCACTGTGTTTTGTATTACCAGCTGTTAAAAGAGCACATGGGGGGGGAGCTCTGTTTTTACTttgagcagtctgtttttattttgtctagtgAGTGTGTATTTTCAAAGGAGATCTGCATCAGTTTGATTCTGTTAACACAAACTTCATGTGAAGTTCACAACAGAGATAAAGAGATTTAGAGTTCATTGTGTATCTAAGACATCCCTGCAGTTTAACCAATAAAAGTGGGTATCAattgcatagcagtgaaaatctCATATTAGGGTCCATAAACAGTCTTGAACTAGCAGAACAGGAAtgataaaatggtaaatggcctgtatttgtatagcgctttacttagtccccaaggaccccaaagagctttacactacattcattcacacacacgtgatggcaagctacattatagccacagctgccctggggcgcactgacagaggctgccggacactggcgccaccgggccctctgaccaccaccagtaggcaacaggtgaagtgtcttgcc includes the following:
- the tob2 gene encoding protein Tob2; translated protein: MHLEVKVALNFIVSYLYNKLPRRRADLFGEELEKILVSRFEGHWYPEAPLRGSAFRCIHLGAPRDPVVELAAKRSGLDTEEVRANVPAELSVWIDPYEVSYQIGEKGAVKVLYLESPPGLGCDSEPAEGVIREAKLDAEVEDAKSLGFNPDAQVFVPVGSQASPSLMPSLSSSPTPLSAQSCPGIFSYPSSSTPTDPSIHSSNTSTPSPPSGGLPYLSTQQPPAALPAARPQPITFTTASFAATKFGSTKMKKCSGAGSGSAGSGVIVPPSQRILSRSPTTISAPELLKHKPLSLSLHSLGGPIHSQLSPNAKEFVYPGSPGPLYFDADTQPMQPLTSPFQPSHTINTHPPFDPFSSPPAQSVGIIGSSGGISYMEKPPFVEGLGSYNLQYPSQSFQPVVLAN